A section of the Eublepharis macularius isolate TG4126 chromosome 1, MPM_Emac_v1.0, whole genome shotgun sequence genome encodes:
- the MRPL2 gene encoding 39S ribosomal protein L2, mitochondrial, with translation MAVHSLIRSFGALLLSSSPRVSQITVPPKPNCPWQFHAYCNISTSAVLSTSNPMWKCQIKYTTRPIGMKKTGGRDHTGRISVHGIGGGHKQRYRMIDFRRMHYQEGKEQDSFEEKVMQVRYDPCRSADIALVAGENRKRWIIATENMKAGDIIKTSTQIGRMAVLAKEGDAYPLGALPVGTLINNLESHPGKGAQYIRAAGTCGILLRKVNGTAIIQLPSKRQMEVLETCIATVGRVSNVEHNRRIIGKAGRNRWLGKRPQSGLWHRKGGWAGRKIKPLPPMKSYVNLPTAATRV, from the exons ATGGCTGTACATAGCTTGATCCGCAGTTTTGGGGCCCTGCTGCTGTCTTCCAGCCCTCGTGTTTCACAG ATAACCGTACCTCCCAAGCCCAACTGTCCTTGGCAATTCCATGCGTACTGTAACATCAGCACATCTGCTGTATTGTCTACTTCCAATCCAATGTGGAAATGCCAGATCAAGTACACCACCAGACCCATTGGCATGAAAAAAACAGGAGGCCGAGATCATACAG GTCGTATCAGTGTGCATGGAATTGGAGGGGGACATAAGCAGCGCTACCGGATGATTGATTTCCGAAGAATGCACTACCAAGAAGGGAAAGAGCAAGATTCCTTTGAGGAGAAAGTGATGCAGGTCCGATATGACCCATGCAG ATCAGCTGACATAGCTCTGGTGGCTGGAGAGAATCGGAAACGCTGGATTATTGCAACAGAAAACATGAAGGCTGGTGACATCATCAAAACTTCCACGCAAATAGGCAGGATGGCAG TCTTGGCTAAGGAGGGGGATGCATATCCACTTGGGGCTCTACCAGTAGGAACCCTGATCAATAACTTGGAGAGCCATCCTGGTAAAGGAGCACAATATATTCGAGCAGCAG GAACCTGTGGAATATTATTGAGGAAGGTGAATGGAACAGCCATAATACAGTTGCCCTCTAAGAGGCAAATGGAG GTGCTGGAGACGTGCATAGCTACAGTTGGACGTGTTTCCAATGTTGAACACAACAGACGGATCATTGGGAAAGCTGGGCGGAACCGGTGGTTAGGAAAGCGCCCACAAAGTGGCCTGTGGCACCGCAAAGGAGGCTGGGCAGGACGGAAGATCAAACCACTCCCACCTATGAAGAGCTATGTGAATTTGCCAACAGCAGCTACACGTGTTTGA